Proteins found in one Zea mays cultivar B73 chromosome 1, Zm-B73-REFERENCE-NAM-5.0, whole genome shotgun sequence genomic segment:
- the LOC100382017 gene encoding Ubiquitin domain-containing protein DSK2b-like: protein MASGGEGAGSGESPPAASVEAAAGEATLHIRCANGSKFTVQTDLGATVGGFKEVVAGSCDVPAPQQRLIYKGRILKDEQTLESYGVETDHTIHLVRGVAPPAASSAPAAASSLASSTLSSVPAGGLGDLFPGVGAPGSGRSSGIFGPGFPELEQVEQHLSQNPNLMREIMNMPAMQNLMNNPDLIRNMIMSNPQMREIMDRNPDLAHVLNDPSVLRQTLEAARNPEIMREMMRNTDRAMSNIESSPEGFNMLRRMYETVQEPFLNATTMSGEGNTASNPFAALLGNQGSNQPGQGQPATYTPTIGSESTTGTPAPNTNPLPNPWSTNAGSAQGATRSSGNTRTGASGHVGGTGATGGLGGLGSPDLSSLLGGLAGSPRTGASGGLGGLGSPDLGNMLGGSPDVSLFSQMLQNPAMMQMMQSIMSDPQTMNQLLSFNPNARNLMESNPQMREIFQNPEFLRQLTSPETLQQLLLFQQSLLGQLGQHQPNQGRNNSGSATGTPGNPSLDTLMSMLSGLGSGGGIGVPNTSNVPPEELYATQLTQLQEMGFIDTAENIQALLATAGNVHAAVERLLGNLGQ from the exons ATGGCAAGCGGAGGCGAGGGCGCAGGGAGCGGCGAGTCCCCTCCCGCTGCCTCAGTGGAGGCGGCAGCGGGGGAGGCGACGCTGCACATCCGGTGCGCGAACGGCTCTAAGTTCACGGTGCAGACGGACCTGGGCGCCACGGTGGGCGGGTTCAAGGAGGTCGTAGCCGGGAGCTGCGACGTGCCGGCGCCGCAGCAGCGTCTGATCTACAAGGGCCGCATCCTCAAGGACGAGCAAACCCTAGAAAGCTACG GCGTTGAGACAGATCACACAATTCACTTGGTGCGTGGTGTTGCCCCACCAGCTGCATCCAGTGCACCTGCTGCTGCCAGCTCCCTTGCTTCATCTACTCTTAGTAGCGTCCCGGCAGGTGGCCTGGGAGATCTATTTCCAGGTGTTGGTGCTCCAGGAAGTGGCAGGTCATCAGGTATATTTGGGCCAGGATTTCCAGAGTTAGAGCAAGTTGAGCAGCATTTAAGCCAGAATCCCAACTTGATGAGGGAGATAATGAATATGCCAGCGATGCAAAATCTCATGAATAACCCTGATTTAATACGCAATATGATTATGAGCAACCCACAAATGCGCGAGATCATGGATCGGAATCCTGATCTTGCCCATGTGCTCAATGACCCAAGTGTCCTCCGCCAAACCCTCGAAGCTGCTAGGAACCCTGAAATCATGAGAGAGATGATGCGGAACACAGACAGAGCTATGAGCAACATTGAGTCCTCTCCTGAAGGTTTTAATATGCTCCGTCGCATGTATGAAACTGTCCAGGAGCCATTTCTAAATGCAACAACAATGAGCGGGGAAGGGAACACAGCCTCAAACCCATTTGCAGCTCTTCTCGGCAACCAGGGGTCTAACCAACCTGGTCAAGGTCAACCTGCAACATATACTCCAACTATAGGTTCGGAGTCGACAACTGGAACCCCAGCTCCAAATACTAATCCACTTCCAAATCCCTGGAGCACCAATG CTGGGAGTGCACAAGGAGCAACACGGTCCAGTGGCAACACAAGAACTGGTGCTTCTGGTCATGTTGGAGGTACTGGTGCCACTGGTGGATTGGGAGGGCTTGGTTCACCAGATTTGAGTAGTTTGCTTGGTGGTCTTGCTGGCAGTCCAAGAACTGGTGCTTCTGGTGGTTTAGGAGGTTTGGGTTCACCAGATTTGGGGAATATGCTTGGTGGTTCTCCTGATGTTTCTCTTTTCAGTCAGATGTTGCAAAACCCTGCAAtgatgcagatgatgcagagcattatgtctGACCCACAGACCATGAACCAG TTGCTTAGCTTCAACCCAAATGCACGCAACCTGATGGAATCAAACCCTCAGATGAGGGAAATATTTCAAAATCCAGAATTTCTTCGCCAGCTGACATCGCCTGAGACTTTGCAG CAATTACTCTTATTTCAGCAGTCTTTATTAGGACAGCTTGGTCAACATCAACCTAACCA GGGTAGAAACAATTCAGGCAGTGCCACAG GTACGCCTGGAAACCCTAGCCTTGACACCTTGATGAGCATGCTCAGTGGGCTTGGTTCGGGAGGTGGCATAGGTGTTCCAAATACTTCCAATG TGCCACCGGAGGAGCTCTATGCCACACAGCTTACTCAGCTCCAAGAAATGGGTTTCATTGACACTGCGGAGAACATTCAAGCACTGCTCGCTACCGCTGGGAATGTACATGCTGCGGTGGAGCGTCTTCTCGGGAACCTTGGGCAGTAG